The following coding sequences are from one Coffea arabica cultivar ET-39 chromosome 11e, Coffea Arabica ET-39 HiFi, whole genome shotgun sequence window:
- the LOC113718751 gene encoding amino acid transporter AVT1I, which yields MDSLNVDTMESQNQVPQPQKGTTFLRTCFNALNALSGVGILSIPYALSEGGWLSLTILFLVAVLCYYTGLLLQRCMDVDPLVRTYPDIGELAFGKKGRLTISTFMYLELYLVAVEFLILEGDNLHKLFPDACFHLGGKKVGGKQVFVLLTALIILPTTWLRNLGLLAYVSVGGVLASFVLLGSVFWVGAIDDVGFHETGSLWRWSGLPTAISLFTFCYCGHAIFPTLCNSMKDRSQFPKVLLVCFVLSGLTYGSMAVLGYLMFGDNLSSQVTLNLPTAKISSKIAIYTTLINPITKYAIIIAPIATAAEDAFRFRNSRTMSLLIRTSLVVSTVVVALCIPFFGYVMGFIGAFLSISVSMLFPCLCYLKIKKAYRRWGPELVSIMLILVLGIIVSALGTYISVRNIVRNVL from the exons ATGGATTCCCTCAATGTAGACACAATGGAGAGCCAAAACCAGGTCCCACAACCACAAAAAGGCACTACATTCCTCAGAACTTGCTTCAATGCGCTGAATGCTTTGTCAG GTGTGGGAATCTTATCAATCCCATATGCACTTTCAGAAGGGGGCTGGCTAAGCTTAACAATTCTTTTCTTAGTAGCAGTTCTGTGTTATTATACAGGGCTGCTTCTACAACGTTGCATGGATGTTGATCCACTCGTTAGAACATATCCTGATATTGGTGAACTTGCTTTTGGGAAAAAGGGAAGACTCACCATTTCTACCTTCATGTATCTTGAATTGTACCTGGTTGCGGTTGAATTTCTCatcttggaaggtgataatctgCATAAACTATTCCCAGATGCATGTTTCCACCTTGGTGGCAAGAAAGTTGGAGGAAAACAGGTCTTTGTTCTACTTACGGCGCTCATAATCTTGCCCACAACATGGTTAAGGAATTTAGGATTGCTGGCTTATGTTTCTGTTGGAGGGGTTTTGGCTTCCTTTGTTCTACTGGGTTCTGTTTTTTGGGTTGGTGCCATTGATGACGTGGGGTTTCACGAGACAGGATCACTTTGGAGGTGGAGTGGACTGCCAACAGCAATAAGCTTGTTCACTTTTTGTTATTGCGGCCATGCAATTTTTCCCACACTCTGCAATTCCATGAAAGACAGAAGTCAATTTCCCAAG GTTTTGctcgtttgttttgttttgagcGGCCTCACTTATGGATCGATGGCTGTGCTCGGATACTTGATGTTTGGAGATAATCTGTCATCCCAAGTGACGTTAAATCTTCCTACTGCAAAAATCAGTTCAAAAATTGCAATTTACACCACGCTGATCAACCCAATTACCAAGTATGCCATAATCATTGCTCCAATTGCAACAGCAGCTGAAGATGCGTTTCGTTTCCGAAATAGCAGAACTATGAGCCTTCTCATTAGAACAAGTTTGGTCGTCAGCACGGTTGTAGTGGCACTTTGCATTCCATTTTTTGGATACGTAATGGGATTTATAGGTGCATTTTTGAGCATCAGCGTCTCAATGTTATTCCCATGCCTTTGTTATCtgaagatcaagaaagcctACAGGAGATGGGGGCCAGAGTTGGTCTCAATTATGCTAATTTTAGTTTTAGGGATAATTGTTTCAGCGTTGGGTACTTACATTTCCGTGAGAAATATAGTAAGGAATGTCTTGTAA